The Streptomyces sp. NBC_00236 DNA window GTGGGGGTGGGGTCCCTCCGGGGAGACTCCTCAAAAATGGCGTGTGCACCCGACGACGAACAGGCGCCCGGGTCGTACGCCATTTTCTGCGGGGACTCCCCTGCACGCCCCCACCCGGCATCACCCGCGTCTGCACACCGGCCCTGCGACTGCCGCAGACGCGGGACGGCCGGTCCGGGGCCGTGCAGGGGAGTCCCCGCAGGACGACGAACAAATACCGGGGTCCGCTGCGTGGGACTGGAAACGTTCGTCGTTTGAGGAGACGCCCCGGAGGGGCACCGGACCCCACCCACCGGGCAACCGCGCACCGGGGCGGGGCACCCGCACCCATCAAGCCCGTCCGGCGATTGAGGACGGAACCCCGCACCCCAGGCACCCGCACCCCGCAGGGGACCCGCACCCGAGGAACGCCCCCATGCGCATCGGACGGCAACCTATTCGTAACCCTGAATACCTGTCGCGCTACGCGCGTTGACTCTAGGCTGCGGCACGCAGTCAACTCACAAGGGGACCGATGTCAGCGACACCGCAGAAGAACCGCGCGTCCCGGCGGGTGCTCGCCGCCGCAGCCGGTCTGGCCACCGTAGGCGCGCTGGTCGCCGCCATGCCGGCCGGCGCCCAGGCCCACGGCAAGGGCCACGGCCACCACACGCCGTCCCGGACCGTGGACGTGCAACTGCTGTCCTTCAACGACCTGCACGGCAACCTGGAGCCGCCGTCCGGCTCGGCCGGCACGGTCACCGAGAAGCAGGCGGACGGCACGACCAAGGCCGTCCCGGCCGGCGGCGTGGAGTACCTCGCCTCGTCGCTGCGTGCGGCGCGCAAGGGCCACCCGTACTCCATCACCGCGGCCGGCGGTGACATGGTCGGGGCGAGCCCGCTGCTGTCGGGCCTGTTCCACGACGAGCCGACCATCGAGGCGCTCAACAAGATCGACCTCGATGTGACGACCGTCGGCAACCACGAGTTCGACGAGGGCGCCACCGAGCTGGCCCGCCTCCAGAACGGCGGCTGCCACCCGGTCGAGGGGTGCTACGAGGAGGGCAAGGAGTTCGAGGGCGCCGACTTCCCGTACCTGGCCGCCAATGTGACGGACGAGAAGACCGGCAAGCCGATCCTCAAGCCGTACACGGTGTGGAAGAAGAACGGCGTCAAGATCGGCTTCATCGGGGTGACCCTGGAGGGCACGCCGAACATCGTGACGGCCAACGGCGTCAAGGGCCTGAAGTTCCACGACGAGATCGAGACGGTCAACAAGTACGCCAAGGAGCTGGACCGGCAGGGCGTGAAGTCCATCGTCACGCTGATCCACGAGGGTGGTGCCCCGGCCTCGTCCTCGTACAACTACGACTGCGACAGCCCGGCCGCGGGTGACGGTATCTCCGGTCCGATCACCGAGATCGCCAAGGGCATCTCGCCGAAGGTCGACGCGCTGGTCACGGGCCACACCCACCAGGCGTACGTGTGCACGATCCCGGACCCGGCGGGCAACCCGCGCCTGGTCACCTCGGCCTCGTCGTTCGGCAAGCTGTACACGGACACGACGCTGACGTACGACCGCCGCACCAAGGACATCGTGCGCACCGCGGTGAAGTCGTCGAAGCACTCCTCGGCCGCGAACCCGGTCTCGGTGAACCACGTCGTCACCCGGGACCAGGCCAAGGCCACCGACATGACGGACCTGATCGCCCGCTGGAACACGCTCGCGGCGCCGATCGCGAGCCGGCCGCAGGGCTTCATCGCCGCCGACATCAACGGCCGCGGTTCCACGGCCCCCGAGAAGCCGCTCGGCAACCTGATCGCCGACGCACAGCTGGAGGGCCTGGCCCCGGCGGACAAGGGCGGGGCGGTCGTCGCGTTCATGAACCCGGGCGGCATCCGTGCCGACCTGGTGTACAAGGCGTCGGGCAGCGAGGGCGACGGCGTGGTGACGTACGGGGAGTCGTTCACCGTGCAGCCGTTCACCAACATGATGACGGTCGTCGACCTGACCGGCGCGCAGCTCGTCACCGCGCTCCAGCAGCAGGTCAGCGGCTCGAACGAGGCGTCCCCGAAGATCCTTCAGGTTTCGAGGGGCCTCACCTACACCCTGGACATGACGAAGGCCGGTGCGGCCCGCGTGGTCACCGGCACGATCAAGCTGAACGGTGAGGCGATCGACCCGGCCAAGACCTACCGGGTTGCGATGAACGAGTTCCTGTCGGGCGGCGGCGACGGCTTCGCGGCCCTCGGCGCGGGCACCAACAAGCTGGTCGGCGCCTCCGACCTGGATCTGTTCAACGCCTACCTGTCGGCGCACTCCACGGCCTCGGCCCCGCTGGCCCCGCCGGCGACGGACCGGATCACGATCGTTCAGTAGTTCCGGCGTACGACAACGACAGGATGCGCGGGTGGGGGCGGCGGCCCCGGCCCGCGCATCCTGTCGTTGTCGCGCCGCGGCCCGAGGCGTACGCCCTGTTCCGCGTGTGATGTGTACGGGTCATAATCCGGGAGCTGACCCCCACACGGCCCCCGGAGGCATCCCCGCATGAGCCCGTACACCGCGAACCGCAGACACTTCCTGGCCGGAGCTCTGGCCTTGTCCGCCACCGCCCTCGTCGGTACGGCGCCCGCGCGCGCCGAGGCCCGGCAGGCCCTCACCGTGCAGGACTGGATGAGCGGCATCGCGGACGCCACCGCGCTCCAGCGGCTGACGATTCCCGGCTCGCACGACTCCGGCGCCCGCTTCGGCGGCCCCTGGACCGAGTGCCAGAACACGACGATCGCGGAGCAGCTGAACAGCGGGGTGCGCTTTCTGGACGTACGCTGCCGGATCACCGGCGACTCGTTCGCGATCCACCACGGGGCCTCGTACCAGAACCTGATGTTCGGCGATGTTCTCGGCGCCTGCTGGGACTTCCTCGCTCAGCGGCCCACCGAGACGGTGCTGATGCGGGTCAAGCAGGAGTACTCGGAGGAGAGCGACGCCGCGTTCCGCCGGATCTTCGACCTGTACCTCGACACGAAGGGCTGGCGCCCGCTGTTCCACATCGACTCCGCGCTGCCGGCGCTGGGAGCGGCCCGCGGCAAGGTGGTGCTGCTCGCCGACAACGGCGGGCTGCCCGGGGTGCGGTACGCCGATCCGGGGCTCTTCGACATCCAGGACGACTACATGGCGGAGCCGTTCGCCAAGTACCCGAAGATCGAGGCCCAGTTCCGCAAGGCGGCCGAGCAGCCGGGCAAGCTGTTCATGAACTACGTGAGCACCGCCGCCCTGCTGCCGCCCCGCTGGAACGCGGACCGGCTCAACCCGCAGGTCCACTCCTTCCTCGACTCCTCGGGGACGGCCGGCTGGACCGGGCTGGGCATCGTCCCGCTGGACTTTCCGGCAACCCGGTCGGGGCTGGTGGAGTCGCTGATCCGGCACAACCCGGCCTCCTGAGCCACGTTCCCGTTGCCGTCGGTGTGCCGGACGCGGCCTGAAGCGACTCGGCCTAAGCGACCGTGAGGACGATCTTGCCCTGGATGTGTCCCTGGGCGGCGCGTTCGTGCGCTGCCCGGGCGTCCGCGAGCGGAAACGTGCTGTCGATCGCGACGCGGACCGCGCCCGTGTCGAGCAGGCGTCCCAGTTCGGCGAGCTGCGCGCCGTTCGAGCGGACCTGGGTGCCCGTGACCGTGACGCCCAGCCTTGCGGTCTCCTCTTCGTCGAATTCGCCGAAGAACACGGGGAACTGGGAGCCGCCGCGCTTGAGCGTGCGCAGGAAGCGCGTGCTGGCGGGTCCGCCGACGGCGTCGAGAACGACGTCGACGTCGCGTACGAGGTCCTCGGGACGGTTCTTGGTGTAGTCGATGAACCGGTCGGCACCGAGCTCGCGGAGGAACGTCTCGTGCGCGCCCGATGCCACCGCGGTGACATGCGCGCCCTTCCACTTCGCCAGCTGTAGCGCGAAATGGCCCACACCGCCTGCGGCGCCGTTGATGAGCACCTTCGTGTCGGCGTCGAGCGGCACCGGGCGGTGCTTCGCCGCCTGGAAGGGCGACGGGTGATCGTGTCCGAGCTCGATCAGGAACTGCCACGCGGTGAGCCCGGCCATGGGGGCCCCGGCGGCCTGTACGTGATCGATACCGGCCGGCTTGAGTGCGAGGTCCGATGCCGGCGCGGCCACGTACTCGGCATAGGTGTTGCCGTCGAAGCTGGGGAAGCGAAGGAGACCGAAGACCTCGTCGCCGACGGAGAAGCTGTCCACGTCCGCGGCGACGGCCTCGACGACACCCGACAGATCCGTCCCCGAAACCACGGGCAGGTCGAACTTCGGCCTCGTCTCCGGGGGCAGATTGGACATGCCGTCGCGCAGGTACCAGTCGGGGGGATTGACGCCGACCGCGTGGACGCGGACGAGCACCTCGCCCGGCCCCACCTCGGGGATCGGCAGCTCGTCGTAGCGCAGGACCTCAGGGCCGCCGTGCTCGTGGAGCCGGATCGCCCTCATCGTGTGTGCCGGCATCGTCTTCTCCTGACCGCGCTGCGGGATAGGCTGATTCGGATCAGTGGTCCACATAAGCGGATCACTGATCCGAATATATGGATCAGTGATCCGGATAGTCAAGGGGAGCAGATGCGGGCCGACGCCAGGAAGAACCGCGACCACCTGCTCGCAGTAGCGGGCACGGCCATAGCGGAGCAAGGTGTCGACGTGTCGCTGCGCGACATCGCACGCCGGGCCGAGGTCGGGCTCGCGACGCTGCTGCGGCACTTCCCGACGCGCGAGGCGCTGCTCGATGCCCTGCTCCGCACGAGCTTCGAAGAGCTGACCGCACAGGCCGGTGAGCTCGAGGCATCGAGCTCACCCGAGGAAGCCCTCGCCACGTGGCTGCGCGACTGCGTCGCATGGACCACCGAGTACCGGGGGGTGACCGTGCTGATGGCGGCTGCCATCGAGGACGCCGAATCCGCCCTCCATGCTTCGTGCGTCACCCTGCGTGCGGCCGGTGCGCGGCTTCTCGCCCGTGCCCAGGCCGTGGGCGCGGCGCGGAGCGACATCGACGGCGCCGATCTGTTCGCGCTGGTGGCCATGCTCGCCTGGCTCGGCGATCAGCCCTCGCTCGCGCCACGCGCCGATCATCTCTTCGAGGTGGTCGCCGGCTCGATCCTGACGAGCGCGGGGAGCGGCGGCGTCAGGGTGGAACCGCCGTCCTCGGGCCGGTGACTGAAGCGGCCCCGGCAGTGCAGCGGACTCGGGCGCCCGCTCGCCTCCGTGGCGGCTTCGACGGTGACGGGGCGCCCCCGGGAGGCGGATCGCGGCTTCCGCGGCGCCGCCCGGCGCGGGGTGCGGGCTCGCTCTCGCCGCTGGTCCGACCGGGAAGGGCCGGGCCTTCAGAGGGTCGCCAGGAACTCCCGTACCGCCTGCGCGAATCCCTTCGGGTCCTGGAGCTGGACGAAGTGATCCGTCTCCAGGGTGACGAGTGCGGTGCGCGGGCGCAGTGACGCCATCGCTGCGGCCTGCTCGGCGGGCAGTGCCTGACTGGTGCGGCCGTTGATCACCAGCGCGGGGCAGTCGCTCACCAGCCACTGCGCCCAGTGGTCGCCGTGCACCTGCGCTTCGGAGGCGAGTGTGTCCTGCGGGTGGAACGGCAGCCGCCAGCCGTCGCCGCCCGGCAGCGGGCGGAGCAGGGGCCCCACCATCGGGCCCACCGGGCCGCAGGCGGCGATCAGTTCCTCCCGGGTGGGTGCGGTGTACGGGAAGCCGGCGAGGAAGGCCAGGGGGCCGGGGTCCTGGTGCGGCAGGTCGACCGGGGCGTCGGTGTTGACGAGGGCGGCGACGGCGGCGGGCCGGGTGGTGGCGAGGTGTACCGCGTTGATGCCGCCGAGCGAGTGTCCGAGAGCGACGACCGGGCCGGGGTTCAGGTGGTCGAGCAGGGCGGCCAGATCGGAGACGTACCCCTCGCGGCTGTAGTCGTCCGCCCGGTCGGAGTCGCCGTGGCCGCGCTGGTCGGGGGCGATGACCCGCCATTCCGGGCCGAGTTCGGCGGCGAGACCGTCGAAGGACGCGCCCTCGGAGAGATGGCCGTGCAGGGCGAGGAGCGGGCGGCCGGTGGCGGGGCCGTGGTCCAGGTAGGAGAGGCGTCGGCCGTCGATGGTCAGTTCACGTCGGGATGCGGTCTGCTGAGTCATGACAGTGACTGTACGCACGTATAGATCGCATGCGCAATACGCTTGTATAGATCGCTTGTCCAAGCGAGGGAGCCGTACGATCCCGGGCATGGGAAACCGCGAGGACCTGCTGGCCGGAGCGAGGCACTGCCTGGAGGAGAAGGGCTATCTCCGCACCACCGTGCGCGACATCGCCACCGCCTCCCGGGTCTCGATGGCCGCGATCGGCTACCACTTCGGCTCCCGCGAGGCCCTGCTCAACCAGGCGCTGTTCGCGGCCATCGACGAGTGGGGTCAGGGGGTCGGTGCGGAGTCCGGGGTGGGCGACGGCTCGGCCGCCGAGCGGTACGCGGACCTGTGGGCGCGCGAGATCGCCTCGTACCGCACCGACCGCTGGCTCTGGATCGCCTCGGTGGAGGCCTTCGTTCATGCCCAGAGCTCCCCTGAGCTGCTGGCTCTCCTGGCCGCCGGTCAGCGCGAGGGTCGTCGGGGTGTCGCGGCCCGGCTGGCCGGGGTGCCGGAGGCGGAGGTCGCCGAGGCGGATGTGCGAGGGCTCGGTTCGGTGCAGCTCGCGCTGATGAGCGGCGTGATGATCCAGTGGCTGACCGACCCTGAGCAGGCCCCGGACGCCGCCGAGATCGCGGCGGGGCTGCGGGCGCTGGCGGGGCGGCTGGAAGGGGCGTAGGCCCCCTCGCTCATCCCCGCGGCGCCTCCGGCGGTGGCTGGGGCGCCCCCGGGAGACGGATCACCGCCTCCGTGCCGCCGCCCGTCGCGGGGCGCAGGTCGATCCCGCCGCCGGCCTGCTGGACCGTACGCGCCACGATCGACAGGCCGAGGCCCGAGCCGGGGAGCTGGCGGGCGGACGGGGAGCGCCAGAAGCGTTCGAAGACGTGGGGGAGCTCGTCGGCGGGGATGCCGGGACCGTGGTCGCGGACCGTCAGCTCGCCCCGGTGCAGGACGACGTCGATCGTGCCGCCGTGCGGGCTGAACTTCACCGCGTTGTCCAGGACGTTGACGACCGCCCGCTCCAGCGCGGCCGGTTCCGCCCGCACGTACCAGGGGGCCAGCTCCGCCGTGATGGTCAGCTCCGGGCCGCGCAGCCGGGCGCGGTCCAGGGCGGTGCGGACGATGTCGTGGAGCGCGATCACCTGGAGCGGACCGGGGTCCGCCGCGTCCGGGCGCGCGAGTTCCTGGAGATCGCCGATGAGCGCGGCCAGCTCCGTCATCTGCGCCTTCACCGACGTCATCAGCGCCCTGCGGTCGTCCGGCGGGATGGCCCGGCCGGTCTCGTCGCTCCGGGCGAGGAGTTCGACATTGGTGCGGAGCGAGGTCAGCGGGGTGCGGAGTTCATGGCCGGCGTCCGCGATGAGCTGCGCCTGCCGGTCGCGGGAGGTGGCGAGTGACGCGGTCATCGAGTTGAACGAGCGGGAGAGCCGGGCGATCTCGTCCTCGCCCTCCACCGGGATGCGGACCGTCAGGTCCTCGGTACGGGCGACGTGCTCGACCGCCTCGGTGAGCTCGTCGACGGGGCGCAGACCGGAACGGGCCACCCAGAGTCCGGCGGCGCCGGCGCCGATGACGCCGATGCCGGAGACGAGGAGGAGGACCCAGGCGAGGGTGGTGAGGGGTTTGTCGACCTCGCTCAGGGGGCGGGCGAAGGAGATGCCGATCTTGAGGGAAGGCTGGCCGACCCCTTTCACCTCGCCCGGCTTCGTGAACACGCGCATCTTCACGCCGTCCGCGTCGGTCGACGAGTGCAGCGCCGTCGGCTGCTCACCATCGACCACGGCGAGGTCGGAATCGGTCACCGGAAGCGCCGCCGACTCCGGGTCGGTGCAGACCGTTCCCTGGGCGTCGATGAGCTGAACGGTGAGCCCGGAGTCGGTACGGGGCAGTTGCTGTCCGGTGCCCAGACAGTACGAGTACAAGGAGGTCAGGTAGCGCCCGTCGACCGTGGTGTTGCGCAGCGACGTGTCCTGCTGATGCTCCAGCTGCGCCTTCGTCACGAACCAGCACGCCACCGCCACCGCCGCGACCGCCACCGCCACGGCGGTCGCGACCAGCAGCGCCAGCCGGGAGCGGAGCGGCAGGGCGCGGATCCGCCGGAGCGGGCCGGTCATCCCTCGCCCCCGCCCGACCGCAGCGCGTACCCCACGCCGCGGACCGTGTGGACCAGGCGGGGTTCGCCGCCCGCCTCCGTCTTGCGGCGCAGGTACATCACGTACACGTCAAGGGAGTTGGAGCTCGGTTCGAAGTCGAAGCCCCAGACCGCCTTGAGGATCTGCTCACGGGTCAGCACCTGGCGCGGGTGCGCCAGGAACATCTCCAGGAGGGTGAACTCGGTGCGGGTCAGTTCCACGTGGCGGGTGCCGCGCATGACCTCGCGGGTCGCGAGGTCCATGCGCAGATCGGCGAAGGCCAGCACGTTGTCGTCGGGGACGGGGCCCGCCGCGGCCGCGTACGAACTGCGGCGCAGCAGGGCCCGGATGCGGGCGAAGAGCTCGTCCAGTTCGAAGGGCTTGACCAGGTAGTCGTCGGCGCCCGCGTCGAGACCGGTGACGCGGTCGCCGACGGTGTCACGGGCGGTGAGCATCAGGATGGGCGTGGTGGCGCCCGTGGCACGGATCCGGCGGGCGGCCGTCAGCCCGTCCATCCGCGGCATCTGGATGTCGAGGACGATGAGATCGGGGTCGTACGACTCCGCCTTCGTGAGGGCGTCGAGACCGTCGACGGCGACCTCGGTGCCGTACCCCTCGAACGCGAGGCTGCGCTGCAGGGCCTCGCGCACGGCGGGCTCGTCGTCGACGATCAGGATGCGCTGCGGATCGTCTTCGGCGGGGCTCATCGCTGCTTCGTCCTCTTCTCGTTCCGTACGGGCCGGGCGGCCCAGTTTCTCAGCCGCGTGCCGCCGGGCGCTGCCGCACCGCGCGGGTCAGGAGCCGTTGCCGGCCCGCAGCGTGTCGAGGTCGGCCTTGAGGGTGTTCACCGGGATGGCGAAGCCGAGGCCGACGCTGCCCGCGCCGGCGCTGCTGGAACCGTTGGACGAACTGGCCGAGTACATCGCCGAGTTGATGCCGATGATCTCGCCGTTCATGTTGATCAGGGCGCCACCGGAGTTGCCCGGGTTCAGCGAGGCGTCGGTCTGGATGGCCTTGTACGTGGTGGTGGAGTCGCCGGTGTCGCCGTTGAACTGCTGTCCGCCGAACTCGAACGGCCACTGCTGTCCGCCGCCCTGGCCGTTTTGGCCCTGCTCCTGGCCGCTCCCGCTGTCGCTGTCCTTGGCGACCGTGACATCGCGGTCGAGTGCGGACACGATGCCGCTGGTGACCGTGCCGGTGAGGCCCTCGGGCGAGCCGATCGCGACGACCTGGTCGCCGACGGCCACCTGGGAGGAGTCGCCGAGGGTGGCCGTCTTCAGACCGCTCGCGCCCCGGAGCTTGATCAGCGCGAGGTCCTTGTCGGCGTCCGTGCCGACGATGTCGGCGGTGTACGTCTTGCCGGTGCTCAGCGTGACCGTGATGGATGAGGCGCCGGCGATGACGTGGTTGTTGGTGACGATCTCGCCGTCCGACGTGATGACCACGCCGGAACCGGTGGACTCGCCCGAGGTCGACGTCGCGCCGATCTCGACGATCGTCGGCGCGAGGGCCGCGGCCACGCCGGAGACGGTGCCCTTGCTGCTCTGCGAGACGGTGGTGCCGGGGACGACGCTGCCGGCCGTACCGCCGGTCCCGTCGTCCGTGAGCTGTCCGATCACGGTGGCGGTGCCGCCGCCGACGATCGCGGCCGCGATGGCCACCGCCGCGAGGAGCGCGACGGGCCGGCGGGCCCGGCGGCGGGGGGCGGACGGCTCGGGAGCGGCCTGCGGCAGCCCGTGGAGACCGTCACCGCCGTGGCCGCCCGCACCTGCGGCGTACGCGTCGGCCGTGCCGGGGGCGGGCCACACGGTGGTGCCGGGGCCCATCGCGACCGGCTGGACGGGCTGGTATGACGGCGGCGGCGGGTAGGCCGCGTCTCCGTTGCCGTACGAGGGGTACATCGGGTACTCGCCGCTCGGGCGCTGGGTCTCTGTCATGTCTACGAGCCTGTCCAGCGAACATGAGAGGACCCTGAGCGTGCCCTGAGAAGCCCGGCAGAAGCTCGTATGCCCGATATAAAGGCCGGCCGGTCAGCCGGTCGGTCAGCCGAGCACCCGGGCCGTCGGCGGCTCCCCGCAGCCGCAGGAGCGCCGGACCACCAGTGCCGAGGGGAACTGCTTCAGCCGCTCCCGCCGCGAACCCGACACCCGCAGCGAGTCGTCCAGCACCAGGTCGACCGCGGCCCGCGCCATCGCCGGGCGGTCGGAGAACACCGTCGTCAGCGGCGGGTCCGTCAGACCGGCTTCCTTCACGTCGTCGAAGCCCGCCACCGCGAGCTCACCGGGCACGTCGATCCGCAGCTCGCGCGCGGCCCGCAGCACCCCGATGGCCTGGTCGTCCGTGGTGCAGAAGATCGCCGGCGGGCGGTCGGGGCCCGCGAGGAGCCCGAGGGCCACCTGGTAGGCGTCGTAACGGTTGTACGGGGCCTGGAAGAGCCGGCCCTCGGTCGAGCGGCCGGACTCGTGCATGGCCCGGCGCCAGCCCTCGACGTGGTCGGCGACCGGGTCGCCGACCGCCGGGGTCGACTCCATGCCGCCGAGGCACGCGACGTACTCGTTGCCGTGTTCCAGCAGGTGGCGGGTGGCGAGCTGGGCGCCGCCGACGTCGTCCGTGACGACCGCGACGTCGTCGATCGCCTCGGGCCGCTCGTGCAGCAGCACGACCCGGGCGTCCCACGCCTCTATCTCCGCCGCCGCGCGCTCGCTGGGTCCCTGGCTGACCAGGATCAGGCCGGAGACCCGCATGCCGAGGAAGGCACGCAGGTAGTGGACCTCGCGCTCGTCGCGGTAGTCGGAGTTGCCGACGAGCACCATTTTCCCGCGCTCGGCGGCGGCTTGTTCGACCGCGTGCGCCATCTCCGCGAAGAACGGCTGCCGGGCGTCCGGCACGA harbors:
- a CDS encoding bifunctional metallophosphatase/5'-nucleotidase; this encodes MSATPQKNRASRRVLAAAAGLATVGALVAAMPAGAQAHGKGHGHHTPSRTVDVQLLSFNDLHGNLEPPSGSAGTVTEKQADGTTKAVPAGGVEYLASSLRAARKGHPYSITAAGGDMVGASPLLSGLFHDEPTIEALNKIDLDVTTVGNHEFDEGATELARLQNGGCHPVEGCYEEGKEFEGADFPYLAANVTDEKTGKPILKPYTVWKKNGVKIGFIGVTLEGTPNIVTANGVKGLKFHDEIETVNKYAKELDRQGVKSIVTLIHEGGAPASSSYNYDCDSPAAGDGISGPITEIAKGISPKVDALVTGHTHQAYVCTIPDPAGNPRLVTSASSFGKLYTDTTLTYDRRTKDIVRTAVKSSKHSSAANPVSVNHVVTRDQAKATDMTDLIARWNTLAAPIASRPQGFIAADINGRGSTAPEKPLGNLIADAQLEGLAPADKGGAVVAFMNPGGIRADLVYKASGSEGDGVVTYGESFTVQPFTNMMTVVDLTGAQLVTALQQQVSGSNEASPKILQVSRGLTYTLDMTKAGAARVVTGTIKLNGEAIDPAKTYRVAMNEFLSGGGDGFAALGAGTNKLVGASDLDLFNAYLSAHSTASAPLAPPATDRITIVQ
- a CDS encoding NADP-dependent oxidoreductase is translated as MPAHTMRAIRLHEHGGPEVLRYDELPIPEVGPGEVLVRVHAVGVNPPDWYLRDGMSNLPPETRPKFDLPVVSGTDLSGVVEAVAADVDSFSVGDEVFGLLRFPSFDGNTYAEYVAAPASDLALKPAGIDHVQAAGAPMAGLTAWQFLIELGHDHPSPFQAAKHRPVPLDADTKVLINGAAGGVGHFALQLAKWKGAHVTAVASGAHETFLRELGADRFIDYTKNRPEDLVRDVDVVLDAVGGPASTRFLRTLKRGGSQFPVFFGEFDEEETARLGVTVTGTQVRSNGAQLAELGRLLDTGAVRVAIDSTFPLADARAAHERAAQGHIQGKIVLTVA
- a CDS encoding sensor histidine kinase yields the protein MTGPLRRIRALPLRSRLALLVATAVAVAVAAVAVACWFVTKAQLEHQQDTSLRNTTVDGRYLTSLYSYCLGTGQQLPRTDSGLTVQLIDAQGTVCTDPESAALPVTDSDLAVVDGEQPTALHSSTDADGVKMRVFTKPGEVKGVGQPSLKIGISFARPLSEVDKPLTTLAWVLLLVSGIGVIGAGAAGLWVARSGLRPVDELTEAVEHVARTEDLTVRIPVEGEDEIARLSRSFNSMTASLATSRDRQAQLIADAGHELRTPLTSLRTNVELLARSDETGRAIPPDDRRALMTSVKAQMTELAALIGDLQELARPDAADPGPLQVIALHDIVRTALDRARLRGPELTITAELAPWYVRAEPAALERAVVNVLDNAVKFSPHGGTIDVVLHRGELTVRDHGPGIPADELPHVFERFWRSPSARQLPGSGLGLSIVARTVQQAGGGIDLRPATGGGTEAVIRLPGAPQPPPEAPRG
- a CDS encoding TetR/AcrR family transcriptional regulator; translated protein: MRADARKNRDHLLAVAGTAIAEQGVDVSLRDIARRAEVGLATLLRHFPTREALLDALLRTSFEELTAQAGELEASSSPEEALATWLRDCVAWTTEYRGVTVLMAAAIEDAESALHASCVTLRAAGARLLARAQAVGAARSDIDGADLFALVAMLAWLGDQPSLAPRADHLFEVVAGSILTSAGSGGVRVEPPSSGR
- a CDS encoding TetR/AcrR family transcriptional regulator, with the protein product MGNREDLLAGARHCLEEKGYLRTTVRDIATASRVSMAAIGYHFGSREALLNQALFAAIDEWGQGVGAESGVGDGSAAERYADLWAREIASYRTDRWLWIASVEAFVHAQSSPELLALLAAGQREGRRGVAARLAGVPEAEVAEADVRGLGSVQLALMSGVMIQWLTDPEQAPDAAEIAAGLRALAGRLEGA
- a CDS encoding phosphatidylinositol-specific phospholipase C; this encodes MSPYTANRRHFLAGALALSATALVGTAPARAEARQALTVQDWMSGIADATALQRLTIPGSHDSGARFGGPWTECQNTTIAEQLNSGVRFLDVRCRITGDSFAIHHGASYQNLMFGDVLGACWDFLAQRPTETVLMRVKQEYSEESDAAFRRIFDLYLDTKGWRPLFHIDSALPALGAARGKVVLLADNGGLPGVRYADPGLFDIQDDYMAEPFAKYPKIEAQFRKAAEQPGKLFMNYVSTAALLPPRWNADRLNPQVHSFLDSSGTAGWTGLGIVPLDFPATRSGLVESLIRHNPAS
- a CDS encoding alpha/beta fold hydrolase yields the protein MTQQTASRRELTIDGRRLSYLDHGPATGRPLLALHGHLSEGASFDGLAAELGPEWRVIAPDQRGHGDSDRADDYSREGYVSDLAALLDHLNPGPVVALGHSLGGINAVHLATTRPAAVAALVNTDAPVDLPHQDPGPLAFLAGFPYTAPTREELIAACGPVGPMVGPLLRPLPGGDGWRLPFHPQDTLASEAQVHGDHWAQWLVSDCPALVINGRTSQALPAEQAAAMASLRPRTALVTLETDHFVQLQDPKGFAQAVREFLATL
- a CDS encoding response regulator transcription factor, which produces MSPAEDDPQRILIVDDEPAVREALQRSLAFEGYGTEVAVDGLDALTKAESYDPDLIVLDIQMPRMDGLTAARRIRATGATTPILMLTARDTVGDRVTGLDAGADDYLVKPFELDELFARIRALLRRSSYAAAAGPVPDDNVLAFADLRMDLATREVMRGTRHVELTRTEFTLLEMFLAHPRQVLTREQILKAVWGFDFEPSSNSLDVYVMYLRRKTEAGGEPRLVHTVRGVGYALRSGGGEG
- a CDS encoding S1C family serine protease; this translates as MTETQRPSGEYPMYPSYGNGDAAYPPPPSYQPVQPVAMGPGTTVWPAPGTADAYAAGAGGHGGDGLHGLPQAAPEPSAPRRRARRPVALLAAVAIAAAIVGGGTATVIGQLTDDGTGGTAGSVVPGTTVSQSSKGTVSGVAAALAPTIVEIGATSTSGESTGSGVVITSDGEIVTNNHVIAGASSITVTLSTGKTYTADIVGTDADKDLALIKLRGASGLKTATLGDSSQVAVGDQVVAIGSPEGLTGTVTSGIVSALDRDVTVAKDSDSGSGQEQGQNGQGGGQQWPFEFGGQQFNGDTGDSTTTYKAIQTDASLNPGNSGGALINMNGEIIGINSAMYSASSSNGSSSAGAGSVGLGFAIPVNTLKADLDTLRAGNGS
- a CDS encoding LacI family DNA-binding transcriptional regulator; its protein translation is MAKVTRDDVARLAGTSTAVVSYVINNGPRPVAPATRERVLAAIKELGYRPDRVAQAMASRRTDLIGMIVPDARQPFFAEMAHAVEQAAAERGKMVLVGNSDYRDEREVHYLRAFLGMRVSGLILVSQGPSERAAAEIEAWDARVVLLHERPEAIDDVAVVTDDVGGAQLATRHLLEHGNEYVACLGGMESTPAVGDPVADHVEGWRRAMHESGRSTEGRLFQAPYNRYDAYQVALGLLAGPDRPPAIFCTTDDQAIGVLRAARELRIDVPGELAVAGFDDVKEAGLTDPPLTTVFSDRPAMARAAVDLVLDDSLRVSGSRRERLKQFPSALVVRRSCGCGEPPTARVLG